Genomic window (Alteromonas pelagimontana):
ATGACCGATAAGCCATTTGCCGTTATTGATATTGGTACGGCAATAACCTGTGATTTTGTTGATGGTGGTCAACATTTAGGCGGATGGATTGCGCCCGGATTTACTATAATGCGAGATGCGCTTATTACAAATACGGTAAAAGTGACAGCAAACAACACAAAACCTGAACAAATTATGGTGGGTCAAGATACCGAAGCTTGCGTCGCTTTCGGCTGTCTTGCTGCAGTTCAGGGCGTCTATTTTAGCGCAATTGATTATTTGTCGAGCAAACGAACCGATTTTTCTATAATTATTGGGGGCGGGGACAAAAATATGCTTGCATTTAGCCAGCACGCTGGTAGCATCCACGTCGCGAATTTGGTGGTGCATGGTCTAGCCCGCTACGCAAGAAGTGAACTTTTTGCGTAAGATATCTTCCAGGTGGTGAATGTTTAACCCTTTGGAAAAAATTGAAAAAAGCGAAAAAGACTATTGCACAGAGCGGAACATTGCTCTAGAATGCGCACCCACTTGATGTAGTGCCGACTTAGCTCAGTTGGTAGAGCAACTGACTTGTAATCAGTAGGTCGCCAGTTCGACTCCGGCAGTCGGCACCATCAATCTCAGGAGGGGTACCCAAGCGGTCAACGGGAGCAGACTGTAAATCTGCCGGCTCAGCCTTCGCAGGTTCGAATCCTGCCCCCTCCACCACTTTCTATGAGGTGGCCAGAGAATTAGGAATGCGGACATCGTATAAAGGCTATTACCTCAGCCTTCCAAGCTGATGATGCGGGTTCGATTCCCGCTGTCCGCTCCATTTCGTGCTGATATGGCTCAGTTGGTAGAGCGCACCCTTGGTAAGGGTGAGGTCGGCAGTTCGAATCTGCCTATCAGCACCACTTTCTCCCCAGCTCATGTTTGTTTAGAATCATTTAAATTTTTAAAGTAACTTTGCTGGGATAATAGAAATGGCAAAAGAAAAGTTTGAACGTAAAAAGCCCCATGTGAACGTGGGTACAATCGGCCACGTTGACCACGGTAAAACCACTCTGACTGCAGCAATCACTACTGTCCTTTCAAAGACTTATGGTGGTTCTGCACGCGCATTTGACCAAATCGATAACGCGCCTGAAGAAAAAGCCCGTGGTATCACGATTTCTACGTCACACGTAGAATACGATACTCCCACTCGTCACTATGCCCACGTTGACTGCCCTGGACACGCTGATTATGTTAAAAACATGATTACCGGTGCGGCACAGATGGATGGTGCGATTCTTGTGGTTGCTGCGACTGATGGTCCTATGCCACAGACACGTGAGCACATCTTGTTAGGTCGTCAGGTAGGTGTTCCTTTTATCATCGTATTCATGAACAAATGCGACATGGTAGATGATGAAGAACTGCTTGAGCTGGTAGAAATGGAAGTTCGCGAACTGTTAAGCGAATATGAATTCCCAGGCGACGACTTACCAGTTATTCAAGGTTCTGCGTTAAAAGCACTGGAAGGCGAAGAGAAGTGGGAAGCCAAAATCATCGAATTAGGTGAAGCACTGGATTCTTATATTCCTGAGCCAGAGCGTGCAATCGACAAGCCGTTCATTTTGCCAATTGAAGACGTATTCTCAATTTCTGGCCGTGGTACTGTTGTAACCGGTCGTGTTGAGCAAGGTATTGTGAAAGTTGGTGAGACAGTAGAAATCGTCGGTATCCGCGAAACACAAACTACTACCTGTACCGGCGTTGAAATGTTCCGTAAGCTGCTTGACGAAGGTCGTGCAGGCGAGAACGTAGGTGTGTTGTTACGTGGTACTAAGCGTGATGACGTAGAGCGTGGACAGGTTCTTTGTAAACCTGGCTCTATCAAGCCGCACACTAAGTTTGAAGCAGAAGTTTATGTTCTGTCTAAAGACGAAGGTGGCCGTCATACACCATTCTTTAAAGGCTACCGTCCTCAGTTTTACTTCCGTACTACTGACGTAACCGGTGCTGTAGAATTGCCTGAAGGCGTAGAAATGGTAATGCCTGGTGACAACCTGAAGTTCGTTGTCGAACTGATTGCACCTATCGCGATGGACGAAGGTCTGCGCTTTGCAATCCGTGAAGGTGGTCGTACTGTAGGTGCTGGTGTTGTAGCGAAAATCGTTGAGTAATCAACTCGCTTAACTCAAGTATCGAAAAAAAAGGTCGCGTAAGCGGCCTTTTTTAATGTCTTAATCTTTGAAGTCCCTCTTAGTATTATACAAATCCTCAATGACCGATCATCACTGCGGATCGATTTAGTGCATCGCCAGGCCCACCGGCTTCTGTTGACACATCAAATTCATATTCACCGTTTATTGTAGAAGTACCTACGTCACAAAAACGTGTAAAAGCTATGAAATTCAATTCGATAAAGTCGCGTTTATTATTAATGACCCTCATTTGTGTTTTGGGCATGAGCCTGCTGGTAGCCAGTCAGCACTTTTTCACCCAACGATTGGTGAGCTTGCACGAGCAACGTGATCTTCTCCTGAGGCTGGGACAAGATTTACTGCAAATGCGCAGGCACGAGAAAGATTTTTTACTACGCCATCAAATCGACTATTTCAATCGGTTTAATGAGCGTGCAGATATTTTTAACAACCACCTAAAAGCGCTGGTGCCATTATTTAAGGAATTTTCCTTACCAGATAAACGAGCCGGGGAGTTAGCGCAAGGCGTGCACGATTATCAGAAGCTGTTTCAGAAAGTCGTGCATTTACAGTTACAAATTGGCCTTAATACCGCTCATGGGTTACAGGGGGAACTTGCTTCGGTTGAAGCCATGCTGAGTCGTGAATCTGCCTTTGCTTATGGAACACAACTGTATCAGCAGTTTGTGATAGCGCAGTTATCCATCCGCAACTTTCTGCTAACCAAAGATGCTTATTATCAGCAACAATTTGATGATGCCGTTAATCAAGCAAAAATGCCGCTGAGTGATACGTCCTCTTCGGCAGCAAAGGCATTAGAAAATTACCGGCAAACCTTTGCAAAACTGGCGGATGCGACTACTGCAATGGGTATCACGCACCAGCAAGGGCTGACCGGCGATTTTCGCCGCCAGGCCCATCTAGTTGAGGCGCAACTTAACCAGTTGGATCAAGATCTTCAGCCGATGATTGAGTTACAGGAAAACCAGGTCAGGACTTACAGTATCTCTATTGCAGGACTGACATCTGTCACGCTAATCCTGCTTTTAATCAAAAGTTTCGCGACCTTTCATCGTGCATTTGCTAACTTTGTAATGTTCTTTTACCGTTGTAAACGGCAGTATCAAAAAATCGATCCTCGACAACTGGGGTTCGCGGAGTTTAAATCGCTGGCAGAGCTGGCTAATGACATGGTGGAATCCCGCCGGGATATCGAAAGAAAATTAGCCACCGCGGAAGCCAGGCTGGAAGAATCTACTCACGTTAATCCTACACAGTGATTAATACTAATTCGCCGTACAGGGCAAGATCACGAACATAAATTAACCAGCTGATTTAGCAGATAAAATTATAACTGGACGAGTTATAGTGTCTGTGATCTTATACTCTCTTTTGCGGAGAGAGTCATGGAAACAGGTGCATTTGAGCAGTTTTTTGGGGAATTAGAAGACCCTCGCCAGTCGGCCAAGGTAGCGCATTTATTTACTGATATTTTATTCCTGGTGGTATGCGCATCCATTGCCGGAGCCAAGGGATGGGAAGATATCGAAGACTTTGGTGACTTGCATTTTAATTGGTTCACAGGCAAAGGATTATTCAAGAATGGCTTGCCAGTCCATGACACCATCGCTCGTGTGGTATCGCGAATAGATAGTGAGCAGTTCCAGCGTTGCTTTATTGGCTGGATGCCGTCAGTGGCAGAGCTATCCGAGGGACAGCTAATTGCTATTGATGGTAAACGTCTTTGCGGGTCTTACAACCGTGACGAGAGGCAATCAGCGATTCACATGGTGAATGCCTTTGCATCAGAAAATAACATGGTGTTGGGACAGATAAAAACGCAGAGTAAATCGAATGAAATAACAGCTATTCCGGCTTTACTTAGCCTGCTGGACATAGGAGGTTGTTTGATATCGATTGATGCAATGGGCTGTCAAACCGACATTGCAGGACAGATTATCGATAGCGGTGGTGATTATTTGCTGGCGCTAAAAGGGAATCAAAAAGAGCTTCATGATGCCGTACGCTATGCACTTACCGGTGTTGTTAATGAGGAAGTGATTTGCTTAGAAAAGAGTCACGGCCGCAAAGAAGCCAGAGCTTATCATGTTATGGAAGCCGCTACGTTAGCGGATACTTTCCCTGAATGGAAAGGTCTGAAAAGTATTGGCGTTGCGCTGGGCTATCGGCAGACGAAAAGTGGTAAAGAGTCGCTTGAGTATCGATACTACATCAGCTCAGCCACGTTAACGAAAGCCCGCTTTGCCAAGGAGGTACGCAGTCACTGGGCTGTTGAAAATAGCCTCCACTGGGTTCTTGATGTGTCAATGAAGGAAGACCAATGCCGGATATATCGAGGAAATGCCGCTGAGGTATTGTCTGGGGCGAGGAAGATTGCATTGAACATGCTGCGCGCAGAAACGAGCAGAAAAGTTAGTATTCCGCGTAAGCAAAAGCGGGCGCATGGCAGCACTGATTATCTGGAACAGGTGTTAGCAGCGGGCTTGACCACATTGGGTGATATTTAAGCATTCATGCTCTTGCCCTGATTCGCCGTAGAGAGATGGATTCCTCTATCTCTGAGCTGATCACACATCAATATGAATTGGTATAACAAAAAAATTTATGTCTCTTCGTGCAAAATATGCACAAGGCTCAAACGCTTATACAGGTGAAAAATATGCAATTTACCACGTTAGGTAGTAGTGGTTTACAGGTGTCGCAGGTTTGTCTGGGAACCATGACATGGGGAATTCAAAATACCCAACAGGATGCCGATGAGCAGCTTGCTTACGCACTGGATGTCGGCGTTAACTTTATTGACACCGCGGAAATGTATCCGATTCCCCCGAATGCGCAAACTTATGCAGATACCGAACGTTTTATTGGCAACTGGCTGGGCCGGTATCCTGAAAAACGTCAGGATATTGTGCTGATGAGTAAGATTGCTGGCGGCGGTATTCAACATATTCGCAACGGCAGTGCTATTTCTGCTGCCACAATTGATGTTGCTTTGGATGCCTCTCTTGAGCGATTGCAGACGGATTATCTTGATGTGTACCAATTGCATTGGCCTAACCGTACCTCTCCTCATTTTGGCAAACACTGGCCAGGTAAAACTGATCCCACAAAAGTCAATGTTGCCGAGGAAGTTGAGGGAATGCGCGATATTGCCTCAGCGCTGGGAAAAGCTATTAAAGACGGGAAAATTCGCCACTGGGGACTTTC
Coding sequences:
- a CDS encoding chemotaxis protein, coding for MKFNSIKSRLLLMTLICVLGMSLLVASQHFFTQRLVSLHEQRDLLLRLGQDLLQMRRHEKDFLLRHQIDYFNRFNERADIFNNHLKALVPLFKEFSLPDKRAGELAQGVHDYQKLFQKVVHLQLQIGLNTAHGLQGELASVEAMLSRESAFAYGTQLYQQFVIAQLSIRNFLLTKDAYYQQQFDDAVNQAKMPLSDTSSSAAKALENYRQTFAKLADATTAMGITHQQGLTGDFRRQAHLVEAQLNQLDQDLQPMIELQENQVRTYSISIAGLTSVTLILLLIKSFATFHRAFANFVMFFYRCKRQYQKIDPRQLGFAEFKSLAELANDMVESRRDIERKLATAEARLEESTHVNPTQ
- a CDS encoding aldo/keto reductase; the protein is MQFTTLGSSGLQVSQVCLGTMTWGIQNTQQDADEQLAYALDVGVNFIDTAEMYPIPPNAQTYADTERFIGNWLGRYPEKRQDIVLMSKIAGGGIQHIRNGSAISAATIDVALDASLERLQTDYLDVYQLHWPNRTSPHFGKHWPGKTDPTKVNVAEEVEGMRDIASALGKAIKDGKIRHWGLSDDTPWGIHTFLSLCKELGVPKPVSIQNEFSLLHAKDWPYLIEMCHFEDIAYLPWSPLATGMLSGKYLNDARPKESRWTYVQRQGLFRNKPQGHEATRRYMEIAKRAGITPSQLALAWCQQVPGVTSTIIGATTLDQLKENIAGFEITLDEPVLRQIEEVLQLYPLGF
- a CDS encoding type III pantothenate kinase, whose protein sequence is MVDEKQVLLIDGGNTRIKYCRLDTVAAELATVSSVEDLISQLIKKREIRYIYLANVGNSNLNDALSNFCTAQSIDLRVIETEKTQFGLINSYANEKKMGVDRWLAMIAAQEMTDKPFAVIDIGTAITCDFVDGGQHLGGWIAPGFTIMRDALITNTVKVTANNTKPEQIMVGQDTEACVAFGCLAAVQGVYFSAIDYLSSKRTDFSIIIGGGDKNMLAFSQHAGSIHVANLVVHGLARYARSELFA
- a CDS encoding ISAs1 family transposase, whose translation is METGAFEQFFGELEDPRQSAKVAHLFTDILFLVVCASIAGAKGWEDIEDFGDLHFNWFTGKGLFKNGLPVHDTIARVVSRIDSEQFQRCFIGWMPSVAELSEGQLIAIDGKRLCGSYNRDERQSAIHMVNAFASENNMVLGQIKTQSKSNEITAIPALLSLLDIGGCLISIDAMGCQTDIAGQIIDSGGDYLLALKGNQKELHDAVRYALTGVVNEEVICLEKSHGRKEARAYHVMEAATLADTFPEWKGLKSIGVALGYRQTKSGKESLEYRYYISSATLTKARFAKEVRSHWAVENSLHWVLDVSMKEDQCRIYRGNAAEVLSGARKIALNMLRAETSRKVSIPRKQKRAHGSTDYLEQVLAAGLTTLGDI
- the tuf gene encoding elongation factor Tu, whose product is MAKEKFERKKPHVNVGTIGHVDHGKTTLTAAITTVLSKTYGGSARAFDQIDNAPEEKARGITISTSHVEYDTPTRHYAHVDCPGHADYVKNMITGAAQMDGAILVVAATDGPMPQTREHILLGRQVGVPFIIVFMNKCDMVDDEELLELVEMEVRELLSEYEFPGDDLPVIQGSALKALEGEEKWEAKIIELGEALDSYIPEPERAIDKPFILPIEDVFSISGRGTVVTGRVEQGIVKVGETVEIVGIRETQTTTCTGVEMFRKLLDEGRAGENVGVLLRGTKRDDVERGQVLCKPGSIKPHTKFEAEVYVLSKDEGGRHTPFFKGYRPQFYFRTTDVTGAVELPEGVEMVMPGDNLKFVVELIAPIAMDEGLRFAIREGGRTVGAGVVAKIVE